GTTGAAACATTAATTACGTTCCCTGCACGCCAAACACATGCCGATATCCCAGAGGATGTTCGAAATGAAATTGGAGTAACGAATTGCTTGCTTCGTTTATCAGTTGGTATTGAGCATGGAGAAGATTTAATTCAAGACTTTAAGGAGAGATTTGATGAGTACAAAAGATCAGAAGTTCAGCACAAAGCTTATACACGCTAAAACTCATGTTGAAGAGCCATTTGGTTCTGTCAATGTGCCTATTTATCAAGTAACTACGTTTAATCAGCAAAAAAATAACCGCTACGATTATTCTCGATCAGGTAACCCTACACGAGAAGCTCTAGAACATACTGTTGCATCTTTAGAAAACGGAACGTATGGATTTGCTTTTTCATCAGGTATGGCTGCTATTTCTTCCGTTTTATGCTTGTTAAAAAGTGGAGACGAAATTATCGTTTCACACGATGTATATGGGGGAACATTCAGAGCGGTTACACAGCTTTTCACTAATTTTAATATTAAAGCTGTGTTTGCTAATACAACAGATATTAAAGAAGTAGAACAACATATTACAGAAAAAACAAAAGCGATTTTATTTGAGACTCCATCAAATCCGTTTTTACACGTAACAGATATTAAAGAAATTGTGCGCGTTGCAAAAGATCATGATTTATTTACAATTATGGATAATACGTTTATGACGCCATACTTACAAAAACCGCTTGATAAAGGCGTAGATATTGTCGTTCATAGCGCAACGAAATATCTTGGAGGTCACAGTGATGTTGTAGCTGGAGTTGCCATTACAAATAGCGAAGAGTTTGCTGGGAAAATTGGATTTGTACAAAACGCTTTTGGAGCAATTTTAAGTCCTAATGATAGTTGGCTTCTATTAAGAGGGATTAAGACACTAAAAGTACGTCTAGATCAGCAACAAAAGTCAGCTTTAGAGCTTGCGCAGTGGTTAAGTGATAACTCGCAAGTAGATGAGGTGTATTATCCAGGACTTCCATCTCATCCACAGCACAACTTAGCAAGTGAGCAAGCAAGTGGCTACGGGGCTATCATTTCCTTTAAATTAAAAGATAAAGAAGTAGCAAAAGAGACGCTTAATCATGTTGTTCTCTCTTCCGTTGGAGTAAGCCTTGGAGCAGTAGAGAGCATTTTAACGCATCCTGCTACAATGACTCATGCAAGTATGCCTCTAGAAGATAAAGAAGAACGAGGCATTACAGAGCATCTTCTTCGTATTTCAGTTGGCCTTGAAGATGTTGAGGATTTAAAAGAAGATTTAAAACAAGCATTTGAGAAAGCGGAAAAGGC
The sequence above is a segment of the Priestia filamentosa genome. Coding sequences within it:
- a CDS encoding trans-sulfuration enzyme family protein; this translates as MSTKDQKFSTKLIHAKTHVEEPFGSVNVPIYQVTTFNQQKNNRYDYSRSGNPTREALEHTVASLENGTYGFAFSSGMAAISSVLCLLKSGDEIIVSHDVYGGTFRAVTQLFTNFNIKAVFANTTDIKEVEQHITEKTKAILFETPSNPFLHVTDIKEIVRVAKDHDLFTIMDNTFMTPYLQKPLDKGVDIVVHSATKYLGGHSDVVAGVAITNSEEFAGKIGFVQNAFGAILSPNDSWLLLRGIKTLKVRLDQQQKSALELAQWLSDNSQVDEVYYPGLPSHPQHNLASEQASGYGAIISFKLKDKEVAKETLNHVVLSSVGVSLGAVESILTHPATMTHASMPLEDKEERGITEHLLRISVGLEDVEDLKEDLKQAFEKAEKAFSYK